One segment of Amycolatopsis alba DSM 44262 DNA contains the following:
- the folE gene encoding GTP cyclohydrolase I FolE produces MTTDRTTPSVNGESPVFDQDRAEKAVRELLLACGEDPDRDGLLETPARVARAYREMFAGLYTEPDHVLDRTFDEAHEELVLVTDIPMFSTCEHHLVPFHGVAHVGYIPNGHGKVTGLSKLARLVDLYAKRPQVQERLTSQVADALMRKLAPRGAIVVVEAEHLCMAMRGIRKPGARTTTSAVRGLLQSSASSRAEALDLIKGRR; encoded by the coding sequence GTGACGACGGACAGGACGACACCAAGCGTTAACGGCGAAAGCCCGGTCTTCGACCAGGACCGGGCCGAGAAAGCCGTACGCGAACTCCTGCTCGCCTGTGGTGAGGACCCGGACCGGGACGGTCTCTTGGAGACCCCGGCTCGGGTCGCTCGCGCTTACCGGGAAATGTTCGCCGGGCTCTACACCGAGCCGGATCACGTCCTGGACCGCACGTTCGACGAGGCGCACGAAGAACTCGTCCTCGTCACGGACATCCCGATGTTTTCAACCTGTGAACACCACCTGGTCCCGTTTCACGGCGTCGCCCACGTCGGCTACATCCCGAACGGCCACGGCAAGGTCACCGGCCTGTCCAAACTGGCCCGCCTCGTCGACCTCTACGCCAAGCGCCCGCAGGTCCAGGAGCGGCTCACCTCCCAGGTCGCCGACGCGCTCATGCGCAAACTCGCGCCCCGCGGCGCGATCGTCGTGGTCGAGGCCGAGCATCTCTGCATGGCCATGCGCGGCATCCGCAAACCCGGCGCCAGGACGACGACGTCGGCCGTGCGCGGTCTGCTGCAGTCTTCGGCGTCCTCGCGGGCGGAGGCGCTGGACCTGATCAAGGGGCGTCGATGA
- the ftsH gene encoding ATP-dependent zinc metalloprotease FtsH codes for MNRKSVLRNPVLWILAAVLAFLAYNTIFDSDRGYTQVPISVANQQITANNIKEASQEDKEQQVKLLLNKKIEVDGQQVDQIIAQYPANVAGTVYNQLIALKSGDNPVKFTTKVTQQNVLTQILIFAIPLALVLGLLMWMMNNAQGGGNRVLNFGKSKAKQLNKDMPKTTFGDVAGADEAVEELYEIKDFLQNPARYQALGAKIPKGVLLYGPPGTGKTLLARAVAGEAGVPFYTISGSDFVEMFVGVGASRVRDLFEQAKQNAPCIIFVDEIDAVGRQRGAGLGGGHDEREQTLNQLLVEMDGFDARGGIILIAATNRPDILDPALLRPGRFDRQIPVSAPDMRGRKAILEVHAKGKPIAQGTDLSSLAKRTVGMSGADLANVLNEAALLTARQNGHVITDAALEESVDRVVGGPARKSRIISEKEKKITAYHEGGHALAAWAMPDIEPVYKLTILPRGRTGGHALLVPEDDKELMTRSEMIGRLVFAMGGRTAEELVFHEPTTGASSDIEQATKIARAMVTEYGMSARLGAVKYGQEQGDPFLGRSAGRQADYSLEVAHEIDEEVRKLIETAHTEAWHVLSTYRDVLDELVIELLEKETLTRKDLERIFASVEKRPHITIFNEFGDRKPSDKPPIKTPGELAMERGEPWPPPEEKKEQPVLQPAPTPVGTVQGGGELPGGPPYAAPVPPPDPNANPYAPPQPGAYPNGGRPNGGPNGTGHWPQAYGGQQPGGPAGGYQGGPVGGPPNYGAPPGWTPATQPGGQPNQPWRPAEDRPRETWFGGEPGQPGGQQDEGQQRRDDGQDDTKR; via the coding sequence ATGAACCGGAAGAGCGTGCTCAGGAACCCAGTGCTCTGGATTCTCGCGGCGGTACTGGCGTTTCTCGCCTACAACACGATCTTCGACAGTGATCGTGGCTACACCCAGGTGCCGATCTCGGTCGCGAATCAGCAGATCACCGCGAACAACATCAAGGAAGCCTCGCAAGAGGACAAGGAGCAGCAGGTCAAGCTGCTGCTGAACAAGAAGATCGAGGTCGACGGCCAGCAGGTCGACCAGATCATCGCGCAGTACCCGGCGAACGTCGCGGGCACCGTCTACAACCAGCTCATCGCCCTCAAGAGCGGTGACAACCCGGTCAAGTTCACCACCAAGGTCACCCAGCAGAACGTCCTCACCCAGATCCTGATCTTCGCCATTCCGCTGGCGCTGGTGCTGGGCCTGCTGATGTGGATGATGAACAACGCCCAGGGCGGCGGGAACCGCGTCCTCAACTTCGGCAAGTCGAAGGCCAAACAGCTCAACAAGGACATGCCCAAGACGACCTTCGGGGACGTCGCGGGCGCCGACGAGGCCGTCGAAGAGCTGTACGAGATCAAGGACTTCCTGCAGAACCCGGCGCGCTATCAGGCACTCGGCGCGAAGATCCCCAAGGGCGTCTTGCTCTACGGGCCGCCCGGTACCGGTAAGACGCTGCTCGCGCGAGCCGTCGCCGGTGAGGCTGGCGTGCCGTTCTACACGATCTCCGGTTCCGACTTCGTCGAGATGTTCGTCGGTGTCGGTGCTTCGCGAGTCCGCGACCTGTTCGAGCAGGCCAAGCAGAACGCGCCCTGCATCATCTTCGTCGACGAGATCGACGCGGTCGGCCGCCAGCGCGGCGCCGGCCTCGGCGGTGGCCACGACGAGCGTGAGCAGACGCTGAACCAGCTCCTCGTCGAGATGGACGGCTTCGACGCGCGCGGCGGGATCATCCTGATCGCCGCGACCAACCGTCCCGACATCCTCGACCCGGCCCTCCTGCGTCCCGGCCGCTTCGACCGCCAGATCCCGGTGTCCGCACCGGACATGCGCGGCCGCAAGGCGATCCTCGAGGTGCACGCCAAGGGCAAGCCGATCGCGCAGGGCACCGACCTGAGCAGCCTCGCCAAGCGGACCGTCGGCATGTCCGGCGCCGACCTGGCGAACGTGCTCAACGAGGCCGCGCTGCTCACCGCCCGCCAGAACGGGCACGTCATCACCGACGCCGCGCTGGAGGAGTCGGTCGACCGTGTCGTCGGCGGTCCCGCCCGCAAGAGCCGGATCATCTCCGAGAAGGAGAAGAAGATCACGGCCTACCACGAGGGCGGGCACGCGCTCGCCGCGTGGGCGATGCCGGACATCGAACCGGTCTACAAGCTGACGATCCTGCCGCGCGGGCGCACCGGCGGTCACGCCCTGCTCGTCCCGGAGGACGACAAGGAGTTGATGACCCGTTCGGAGATGATCGGGCGCCTGGTCTTCGCGATGGGCGGCCGCACCGCGGAGGAGCTCGTCTTCCACGAGCCCACCACCGGTGCCTCCTCCGACATCGAGCAGGCGACGAAGATCGCCCGCGCGATGGTCACCGAATACGGCATGAGCGCCCGGCTCGGCGCCGTCAAGTACGGCCAGGAGCAGGGCGACCCGTTCCTCGGCCGCTCGGCGGGCCGCCAGGCGGACTACTCGCTGGAGGTCGCGCACGAGATCGACGAGGAGGTGCGCAAGCTCATCGAGACCGCGCACACCGAGGCGTGGCACGTGCTGAGCACCTACCGCGACGTGCTGGACGAGCTGGTCATCGAGCTCCTCGAGAAGGAGACGCTGACCCGCAAGGACCTCGAGCGGATCTTCGCGTCCGTCGAGAAGCGCCCGCACATCACCATCTTCAACGAGTTCGGCGACCGGAAGCCGTCGGACAAGCCGCCGATCAAGACCCCCGGCGAGCTGGCGATGGAGCGCGGCGAGCCGTGGCCCCCGCCGGAGGAGAAGAAGGAGCAGCCGGTCCTGCAGCCGGCGCCGACCCCGGTCGGCACCGTGCAGGGTGGCGGCGAGCTGCCCGGTGGCCCGCCGTACGCGGCCCCGGTCCCGCCGCCGGACCCCAACGCGAACCCGTACGCTCCGCCGCAGCCGGGCGCCTACCCCAACGGTGGCCGCCCGAACGGTGGGCCGAACGGCACCGGCCACTGGCCCCAGGCATATGGTGGGCAGCAGCCGGGTGGTCCGGCAGGTGGTTACCAGGGTGGGCCCGTCGGCGGCCCGCCGAACTACGGGGCTCCTCCCGGATGGACCCCGGCGACCCAGCCGGGCGGCCAGCCGAACCAGCCCTGGCGTCCCGCCGAAGACCGCCCGCGCGAAACCTGGTTCGGCGGCGAGCCGGGCCAGCCTGGCGGTCAGCAGGACGAAGGACAGCAACGGCGTGACGACGGACAGGACGACACCAAGCGTTAA